A part of Colius striatus isolate bColStr4 chromosome 13, bColStr4.1.hap1, whole genome shotgun sequence genomic DNA contains:
- the RAP2C gene encoding ras-related protein Rap-2c yields the protein MREYKVVVLGSGGVGKSALTVQFVTGTFIEKYDPTIEDFYRKEIEVDSSPSVLEILDTAGTEQFASMRDLYIKNGQGFILVYSLVNQQSFQDIKPMRDQIVRVKRYEKVPLILVGNKVDLESEREVLSAEGRALAQEWGCPFMETSAKSKTMVDELFAEIVRQMNYASLPEKQDQCCTTCIVQ from the exons ATGCGGGAGTACAAGGTGGTGGTGCTGGGCAGCGGGGGGGTGGGGAAGTCCGCCCTGACGGTGCAGTTCGTCACCGGGACCTTCATCGAGAAGTACGACCCCACCATCGAGGACTTCTACCGCAAGGAGATCGAGGTGGACTCGTCCCCCTCGGTGCTGGAGATCCTCGACACGGCGGGTACCGAGCAGTTCGCCTCCATGCGCGATCTCTACATCAAGAACGGCCAGGGCTTCATCCTTGTCTACAGCCTGGTCAACCAGCAGTCCTTCCAG GACATCAAGCCGATGAGGGACCAGATTGTCCGAGTGAAGAGATACGAGAAAGTTCCTCTGATCCTAGTGGGGAATAAAGTGGATCTGGAGTCAGAGAGGGAGGTCTTATCTGCAGAAGgcagagccctggctcaggAGTGGGGCTGCCCCTTCATGGAGACTTCAGCCAAGAGCAAAACAATGGTGGATGAACTGTTTGCTGAGATCGTCAGGCAAATGAACTATGCCTCCCTGCCTGAAAAGCAAGATCAGTGTTGTACAACTTGCATCGTCCAGtga